In Pseudanabaena yagii GIHE-NHR1, the following proteins share a genomic window:
- a CDS encoding multicopper oxidase domain-containing protein codes for MDRQRRKILELGLGGIGLIGGAIACSPIISNRNNENNQPTPKKIVIPPMSLNEAAQTRIKTSGLDPIAALREFDYGKVSQENGRTVREFELTAKSKTVKLNASTDFITWNVNDRVPGPTLRATEGDHVRIAFSNQAGHAHSLHFHGEHASEMDGVKPIRNGAATIYEFEAKPYGVHLYHCHVAPVARHIGKGLYGMFIVDPPTPRPPADELVLIMGGYDIDGDGRNEMYAFNGLPHFYMQQPIAVQQNQLLRLYVLNMIEFDPAATFHVHANIFQVYRTGRGMTPTEETDVITMGTAERHILELQYRFTGKYMFHPHQDAIAEAGCMGLFNVVA; via the coding sequence ATGGATCGTCAACGTCGAAAAATATTAGAACTTGGGCTTGGAGGTATTGGGTTAATTGGTGGCGCGATCGCTTGTAGTCCCATCATTTCAAATCGCAACAACGAGAATAATCAACCTACACCTAAAAAGATTGTGATTCCGCCGATGTCGCTCAACGAAGCGGCTCAGACCAGAATTAAGACTAGTGGACTCGATCCGATCGCCGCATTGCGAGAGTTTGATTACGGCAAAGTTAGTCAAGAAAATGGGCGCACAGTGCGCGAATTTGAGCTAACAGCCAAAAGTAAAACAGTTAAATTAAATGCCTCAACGGACTTCATTACTTGGAATGTAAACGATCGCGTTCCTGGTCCAACCTTGAGAGCAACAGAAGGCGATCACGTGCGGATTGCTTTTTCCAATCAGGCAGGACATGCCCATTCATTGCACTTTCACGGTGAACATGCTTCAGAAATGGATGGAGTAAAACCAATTCGCAATGGTGCAGCCACAATTTATGAATTTGAGGCTAAGCCCTACGGAGTGCATTTGTATCACTGCCATGTTGCACCTGTGGCAAGGCATATTGGTAAAGGCTTGTACGGAATGTTTATTGTCGATCCGCCAACGCCACGACCTCCTGCGGATGAGTTGGTGCTCATCATGGGCGGCTATGACATTGATGGAGATGGCCGCAATGAGATGTATGCCTTTAATGGTTTGCCCCATTTCTATATGCAGCAACCGATCGCTGTGCAGCAAAATCAGCTATTGCGTTTATATGTCCTTAATATGATTGAGTTTGACCCTGCGGCGACTTTTCATGTCCATGCGAATATATTTCAGGTCTATCGCACAGGACGCGGCATGACTCCCACAGAGGAAACGGATGTAATCACGATGGGGACTGCGGAAAGGCATATTTTAGAGTTGCAATATCGCTTTACGGGAAAATATATGTTTCATCCGCATCAAGATGCGATCGCAGAGGCAGGTTGTATGGGCTTATTTAATGTAGTCGCTTAG
- a CDS encoding DUF5906 domain-containing protein, with translation MPFSIFDHVQFNKTGRAICPSCLLTKGEGYRKYNLSVSLDPADHGAYKCHRGCTTEQIREAIGDAKPLEKTYIPTAKPQKEIVYQTDENIESSSRLLRGKTSKTAPKALQYLLDRGLELRTIEYFKIGYTFKNFKYGEEWKPTPCLFIPYEIEAGKWLGKYFPNKWLPEEDRPDQPMSQPNVTARWYFTHQPDGKELWICEGEWDALLLGQKLYNEQSNISVATATCGAGGIPKDLSPLDQYDRIVIFYDLDYPDNKGRRAGQDGAKKLAEAIGDRAFVATVPAPENPKNGYDITDGFKEFGDQYLEMLIKASKTENTIDVVSEEITEAAQSATQETEQEIIHLDRYDPDEPPISEHFNQIAQKKLFSDKHWVCINDTLHYWTGTHYEVSPDPVEKRRISEFCNKFLVYDDRTNKRTYKYANEQSVNAVMKWVKVGFGVDPTTVNPTGLNLANGVLTIEWEGKTPTWKLKNHHPNMVYTYCSKVRYDPKADPETCDRLLIALDDAQRDVFLKTIAASFDLANVRKVMPDRLRGLLLQGDGSNGKDTLREAIAEIFSRGITGCSLRDFQQYDEGKKFPLAKLEYSRINWASENHSRLSLDSLQSLKNVLTGDPIDIERKNVDDYDIKPACIVLLNCNEAPSIVGAQKAIESRYAIVKFAKTFTSDPQSPDELPADPRFKNDPEFLQNQVCPSLLNRLLDALVRLMQDGIDYKPLAGAIQEAKEASCHLIRWATDIKLEQGDGCIKIGDLYESLKSWYVDQGILDIETTDKGKERLDWLDDGNRFDPWIKAPRLMKQGLTKIFPRARFSQRTKHGFLVYGIQSINFAISHDFDSFDSPEEKNQDIESISTDEPKGEPNLFDSFLVNQINNTANNLAGEPKSMGEPNYFDGEAKKTDNHAISEPMNQGEPNLCVTNNYLQKKSFKQGDRPEIGDRVEVVKGFFVGATGTITARMGLKYFVECPKWVQGNHFSRDEIRVI, from the coding sequence TCGGCGACGCGAAGCCACTTGAGAAAACCTACATCCCCACAGCCAAACCACAAAAAGAAATCGTTTACCAAACCGATGAAAACATCGAATCATCATCAAGATTGCTGCGCGGGAAAACTTCAAAAACCGCCCCAAAAGCATTGCAATATCTACTTGATAGAGGATTAGAGCTTCGCACCATTGAGTATTTCAAGATTGGCTACACCTTCAAAAATTTTAAATATGGTGAAGAGTGGAAACCTACACCATGCCTGTTTATCCCCTACGAAATCGAGGCGGGTAAATGGCTTGGCAAGTATTTCCCTAATAAATGGTTGCCAGAAGAAGATCGCCCCGATCAACCAATGTCACAGCCAAACGTCACCGCACGCTGGTACTTTACCCATCAACCAGACGGCAAAGAGTTATGGATTTGTGAGGGTGAATGGGATGCCCTGCTATTGGGTCAGAAACTTTACAACGAGCAATCAAATATCAGCGTAGCCACAGCGACCTGTGGTGCTGGTGGCATTCCTAAAGATTTATCACCCCTGGACCAATACGATCGCATCGTGATTTTTTATGATTTGGATTACCCCGATAACAAAGGGCGACGGGCTGGACAGGATGGAGCCAAGAAACTTGCCGAGGCAATTGGCGATCGCGCATTTGTCGCCACTGTACCAGCGCCCGAAAATCCCAAAAATGGGTATGACATCACCGACGGATTCAAGGAATTTGGCGATCAATACCTTGAAATGCTTATCAAAGCTTCAAAGACTGAAAATACTATTGATGTTGTTTCAGAGGAAATTACAGAGGCGGCGCAAAGCGCCACACAGGAAACAGAGCAGGAAATTATCCATCTAGACCGATACGACCCCGACGAGCCGCCTATCTCTGAGCATTTCAACCAAATTGCCCAGAAAAAACTATTCAGTGATAAACACTGGGTTTGTATTAATGACACCTTGCATTATTGGACAGGCACACATTACGAAGTCAGTCCCGATCCAGTCGAAAAGCGTCGCATCAGTGAATTTTGCAATAAGTTTCTGGTCTACGATGACCGCACCAATAAGCGCACCTACAAATATGCCAATGAGCAAAGCGTCAATGCTGTAATGAAATGGGTGAAAGTTGGCTTTGGTGTTGACCCTACAACCGTAAATCCCACAGGTTTAAACCTTGCCAACGGTGTTTTAACTATTGAATGGGAAGGCAAAACACCAACTTGGAAACTTAAAAACCATCATCCAAACATGGTTTATACCTACTGCTCCAAAGTCAGATATGACCCAAAAGCCGATCCTGAAACCTGCGATCGCCTACTAATTGCCCTTGATGATGCACAGCGAGACGTATTTCTGAAAACCATAGCTGCCTCTTTTGACTTGGCAAATGTGCGTAAAGTCATGCCAGATCGTCTACGTGGCTTGCTTCTCCAAGGTGATGGTTCCAACGGTAAAGACACACTCAGAGAAGCGATCGCCGAAATATTTTCCCGTGGTATTACAGGTTGTTCGCTTCGCGACTTCCAACAATACGATGAGGGCAAAAAGTTCCCACTTGCCAAGCTGGAATACAGTCGCATCAACTGGGCATCAGAAAATCACTCACGCTTAAGCCTTGACAGTCTGCAATCTCTCAAGAATGTGCTTACTGGCGATCCAATCGACATCGAACGTAAAAACGTAGATGACTATGACATCAAACCCGCCTGTATCGTGCTTTTGAACTGTAACGAAGCACCGTCAATTGTTGGCGCACAAAAAGCCATTGAGTCAAGATATGCGATCGTCAAATTTGCGAAGACCTTCACCAGCGACCCGCAATCACCAGACGAACTACCCGCCGATCCACGATTCAAAAACGACCCTGAATTTCTTCAAAATCAAGTCTGTCCATCCTTACTAAATCGCCTACTAGATGCACTGGTGAGACTTATGCAAGATGGCATTGACTACAAACCTTTGGCGGGCGCAATTCAAGAAGCGAAAGAGGCAAGCTGCCATCTAATTAGATGGGCTACCGATATCAAATTAGAGCAGGGAGATGGATGCATCAAAATTGGCGATCTTTATGAAAGCCTTAAATCTTGGTATGTCGATCAAGGCATTTTAGATATTGAAACCACTGACAAAGGTAAAGAGCGACTTGATTGGCTTGACGATGGCAATCGTTTCGATCCTTGGATAAAAGCACCAAGGCTAATGAAACAAGGGTTAACCAAAATCTTTCCAAGAGCGCGTTTCAGCCAAAGGACAAAGCACGGTTTTCTAGTCTATGGTATTCAATCTATAAATTTTGCAATTTCTCATGATTTTGATTCATTTGATTCACCTGAAGAAAAAAATCAAGATATAGAGAGTATTTCAACCGATGAACCAAAAGGTGAACCAAATTTATTTGATTCATTTTTGGTGAACCAAATTAATAACACTGCAAATAATTTAGCTGGTGAACCAAAATCGATGGGTGAACCAAATTATTTTGACGGTGAAGCAAAAAAAACTGACAACCACGCCATTAGTGAACCAATGAACCAAGGTGAACCAAATTTGTGTGTCACTAATAATTACTTGCAGAAAAAATCATTTAAGCAAGGAGATCGCCCAGAAATTGGTGATCGCGTTGAAGTGGTGAAAGGATTTTTTGTAGGAGCCACTGGGACTATTACCGCCCGAATGGGATTGAAATATTTTGTAGAGTGTCCCAAGTGGGTTCAAGGCAATCATTTTTCTCGTGATGAAATCAGGGTTATTTAG
- a CDS encoding helix-hairpin-helix domain-containing protein: MSAIISFISRALKALVKSKAFFLLFTLSLVSAIAIAACSNEPKASIPSNPATIESKTESKSGTQKDAMTPSHNKAKININEAILSELDKVEAKLGIAGLSNKIQAARPYTKVEDLVTKKVVTAEQFAQIKDMVGTETIELTGEAKDVDYLTKLGLMKGHMIVAKELLDLQKPDQALPHIEHPVEEIYADVEGQLKERKVKEFKQPLMDLQQLVKSKPNDPSIAAKYNDAIASIDSAIAAIPETQRQSPKFSLQVINTILDTAGTEYRAAIANDKIKEIIEYQDSRGFTIYVEQLYKSIASAMEKQHPDVHKQFTASLEKLKSAYPSAIAPDKPVLSVADMAELIKGNEQAATKVYAKS, from the coding sequence ATGTCCGCAATTATTTCTTTCATTAGTCGAGCCTTGAAAGCTTTAGTCAAAAGCAAAGCCTTTTTCCTATTGTTCACCCTATCCTTAGTTAGTGCGATCGCGATCGCGGCATGTAGCAATGAGCCGAAAGCTTCTATTCCTTCTAATCCTGCAACCATTGAGTCTAAAACCGAGTCTAAATCTGGGACTCAAAAAGACGCGATGACACCTAGTCACAACAAAGCCAAGATCAATATCAACGAAGCGATTTTGTCTGAACTTGATAAGGTTGAAGCAAAGTTAGGAATTGCAGGTTTATCCAACAAAATTCAAGCGGCGCGTCCCTATACGAAGGTGGAAGACCTAGTGACTAAGAAAGTGGTCACGGCAGAACAGTTTGCTCAAATCAAAGATATGGTTGGCACGGAAACTATAGAGCTAACTGGTGAAGCTAAAGATGTTGATTATTTGACTAAACTTGGTTTGATGAAAGGTCACATGATTGTGGCGAAGGAATTGTTAGATCTTCAGAAACCTGACCAAGCACTTCCCCATATTGAGCATCCTGTCGAAGAAATTTATGCGGATGTGGAAGGACAACTCAAAGAACGCAAGGTCAAAGAATTTAAACAGCCATTGATGGATTTGCAGCAGTTGGTCAAGTCCAAGCCCAACGATCCTAGTATTGCCGCTAAATATAATGACGCAATAGCTAGTATTGACTCAGCGATCGCGGCAATTCCCGAAACTCAACGTCAATCACCGAAGTTTTCCCTCCAAGTAATCAATACAATTCTCGATACGGCGGGTACGGAATATCGTGCAGCGATCGCCAATGACAAAATCAAAGAAATTATTGAGTATCAAGATTCGCGAGGTTTCACTATTTATGTGGAGCAGTTGTACAAGAGCATCGCATCAGCAATGGAAAAGCAACATCCTGATGTTCACAAACAATTTACGGCAAGTTTAGAAAAGCTCAAGTCGGCATATCCTAGTGCTATCGCCCCAGACAAGCCAGTGCTGTCCGTTGCGGATATGGCAGAACTAATTAAAGGCAACGAGCAAGCCGCTACGAAAGTTTACGCAAAATCGTAG